The stretch of DNA GAAGGAGCCGAGGATGAAGTCGCTCTTGGCGGCGAACTGGATCAGCCAGGAGCGGCCCTGGCCGAGGCCCGAGCCGGTCACCCCGCCGGAGCCGAAGGCCATCAGGGTCTGGCCGATCTGCTCGGTGGAGCCCGGCGGGGGCTTGGGCGAGAAGGCGGCCATCGGGTCGAGCCAGGCGTCGATCCGGGTCTTCACGTGCGCCTCGGAGGAGGCGACCACCACGGCGCCGCCGACCGAGAGCAGCAGGCCGAAGACGATCCAGCTGGTGCGCTCGGTGGCGACGTAGAGCATCACCACGAAGAGGCCGAAGAAGAGGAAGGAGCTGCCGAGGTCGGTCTCGAAGACCAGGATCAGGATCGACAGCAGCCAGACCACGATGATCGGCCCGAGGTCGCGCCCGCGCGGCAGGTAGAGGCCCATGAAGCGGCGGCTGGCCAGGGCCAGCGCGTCCCGCTTGACCATCAGGTACCCGGCGAAGAACACGGTCAGGATGATCTTGGCGAACTCACCGGGCTGGAAGGACATGCTGCCCAGGTGGATCCAGATCTTGGCGCCGTAGTCCTCCTTCCGGGCGGGGAAGAAGGCGGGCGCGGCCAGCAGCACCAGGGCCACGGCCATCGAGATGTAGGTGAACCGCTGGAGGATCCGGTGGTCCTTCAGGAAGACGATCACACCGATGAACAGCGCGACGCCGAGCCCCGACCACATCAGCTGGTTGGCGGCGGCGGGGAAGTTGTTGCGCAGCAGCTGGCCGGCCTTGTCGAGGCGCCAGATCATCACCAGGCCGAGGCCGTTGAGCAGGGTGGCCAGCGGCAGCAGCAGCGGGTCGGCGTAGGGCGCGAACCGGCGCATCACCAGGTGCGCGACCAGGGCCAGCGCCCCCATGCCGAGGCCGTACTCCAGCATCCCGGCGGGCAGCTTCTTGTCCATCGCGAGGCCGACGTTGGCGTACGCCAGCATCGGCACCACCACGGCGAAGGCCAGCAGCGCCAGCTCGGTGTTGCGCCGGTTGGGCGCGGCCGGGGCCGCGTCGGAGCCGGCCGGGCGGCGGCGCAGCGGGAGGCCGAAACGGCGGGTCGAAGGGGTGCTGTCCAGGTCGAGAGTGCTCAAGGGGCCGTCCTACTTGGCCGGGCAGTTGCTCGCCAGGAGCTGCTCCGCCGCGGAGAGCGGCGGGGTGGGGCTCGGGGTCGGCGAGGTGCCCTGTGCGGGCACGGTGGGGCTCGGGCTCGGGCTGGGGGTGGTGGAGGGGGTGGCCGGGCTCGCGCCGTCGATCTTCTTGCAGACGGCGGCCTGGTCGGAGAGGCGCTTCACCTGGTCGCGGGCGTCGTCCAGGCTCTTGGCTTGGATCGTGTTGCTGACCTGGGTGCGCTGGTAGGTCGGCAGGTACTTGAGTTCGACCTCGCCGAAGCTCTGGTAGACCGAGGAGAGGCTCAGGCCGGCCAGGTTCTGGTTGACCCCGCGGTAGACGGCGACCACGTTGCCGTCGGCGCCCACGTAGTACTGGTCCTGGGTCCACCGCCAGCCGAAGTACCCGGCGCCGCCGAGCACGGCCAGGACGGCGACCACGGCGATGGAGACCTTCAGCCCGCGCCGCCGGCGGGGCTCGTCCAGGTAGTCCTCGTCGTAGGGCTCGGGCTCGGCCGCCGCCCGGTAGGGCTCGGCCTGCTGCTGCCCGTAGGGCTCGCCGTAGCTGTCCTCGTAGCCGGTGCCGTAGCCCTCGGCGCCGTACTCCCCGGCGGGGTGGCCCTCGGCCGGGTAGCCCTGCGGGGCGCCGTAGCCCTCGGCCGGGCCGAAGGCACCCTGGGGGGCCGGCGGGGCCTGCGGGGTGCGGCCCAGGCCCGCCGCGCGGGCGGCCGGGTGGTTGGGCATCAGCTGGTCGTGGTGGCCGGGCGGGGTGTCGGCGACGGCGCCGACCACCACCGGCAGGTCGGTCAGCTGACCGCTCAGGGTGTCGGTGTGGCCGACCTCGATCACGTCCGCCACGATGCAGGTGATGTTGTCCGGGCCGCCGCCGCGCAGGGCGAGCTGGATCAGCTCCTGGATGGTCTGCTCGGGGGAGTAGAAGCTGCCGAGGGTCTCCTCCAGGGTCTGGTGGGAGACCGGGCCGGAGAGGCCGTCGGAGCAGATCAGGTACCGGTCGCCGGCCCGGACCTCGCGGATCGACAGGTCGGGCTCGACCTGGCCGCGGCCGTCCAGGGCGCGCATCAGCAGCGAGCGCTGCGGGTGGGTCTCGGCCTCCTCGGGCGTGATCCGGCCCTCGTCGACCAGGCGCTGCACCCAGGTGTGGTCCTGGGTGATCTGGTCGAGGCGGCCGTCCCGGAGCAGGTACGCGCGGGAGTCGCCGATGTGCACCAGGCCCATCTGGCGGCCGGTCCAGAGCAGCGCGGTGAGGGTGCAGCCCATGCCCTCGAGCTGCGGGTCCTCCTCGACCATCTGGCGCAGGCGCTCGTTGGCGTCCTGCACCGCGGTGTTGAGCAGGGTCAGCAGGTCGGCCCCGGAGGTGTCCTGGTCGAGCCGGAGGATCGACCCGAGCACCTCGGAGGAGGCGACCTCACCGGCCGCCGCCCCGCCCATGCCGTCGGCCACGGCGAGCAGCCGCGGCCCGGCGTAGCCGGAGTCCTCGTTCCCCTCCCGGATCAGGCCCTTGTGGGAACCGGCGGCGAACCGCAGCACGAGACTCATACCTACTACTTCCGCAGTTCGATGACGGTCCTGCCGATACGAATCGGCATGCCCGGCTGGAGGGGCGTGGGCGCGGTGAGCCGCTGCCGGTCCAGATAGGTGCCGTTGGTGGAGCCTAGATCCTCGACCGTCCACTGCCCAGTCTGGTCGGGGTAGATCCTGGCATGCCGGGAGGAGGCGTAGTCGTCGTCGAGGACGATGGTGGAGTCGTGCGCCCGGCCCAGCGTGATCGTCTGGCCCTGGAGCGCCACGGTGGTGCCGGCCAGCGAACCCTGCACCACGACCAGCTGGGTGGGCGCGCCGCGGCGCTGCCGGGGCTGGGCCTGGGTGGCGGCGGTCTGCTGCTGCGGCGGCGCGGGGCGCCCGCCCGCGGCGGGCGCGGGCGCGGTGGTCGCACTCGCCCGGCGCGCGCCGCGCGCGCTCACCTTGCTGCCGAACAGGTCACTGCGGATGACCTGTACGGCCACGATGACGAACAGCCACAGCACGGCCAGGAAGCCGAGCCGCATGACCGTCAGGGTCAGTTCTGACATGTGGGGGCCGCTCTACCCTTCGACCTGTCGGTAGACGATGGTGGTGCTCCCCAGGACGATCCTGGAGCCGTCGCGGAGCGTAGCGCGCTGGGTGTGCTGCCCGTCCACCACGATGCCGTTGGTCGAGCCGAGGTCGAGCACCATCGCCGGGGTGCCCGGCCGGATCTCGGCGTGCTTGCGGGAGACGCCTGGGTCGTCGATCCGCACGTCGGCCTCGGTGGAGCGGCCGAGCACGCAGGCGTTCCCGGTGATCTGGTGCCGGGTGCCGTTGACCTCGATCCAGCGCCGGGTGGCGGCGCCGCCGTGGCCCGCGCCGGGGAAGGGGCGGACGTTGCCGCCACCGGGGGCCGCCGGCGGCATGGCCGGGGTGCTCGGGGGCATGCCGGGGGGTGCGGCCGGGGGCGGCGGCGCGGCGTACCCGCCCGCGCCGGGCTGCTGCCAGGGCGCGCCCGGGGCCGGCGGGGTGGGCTGGCGGCCGTAGCCGGTGGGCTGGTGCGGGGGCTGGGCGGGCGGCTGCGGCGGGGCCGGGGGCTCCTCGGCGGCCAGGGTGCGGCTGCGCACCCGGTACAGCCCGGTGTCCAGGTCCTCGGCCCGCTCCAGCGTCACCTGGAGCGGGCCCATGAAGCTGTAGCGCTGCGCCTCGGCGTATTCGCGCACCATGCCGGCCAGCTCGGTGCCGAGCTGGCCGGAGTAGGGGCTGAGCCGCTCGTGGTCGTGCGCGCTCAGCTCCACGATGAAGTCGTTGGGCACCACGGTGCGGTCGCGGTTCCAGATGGTGGCGTTGTTGTCGCACTCGCGCTGCAGGGCGCCGGCGATCTCCACGGGCTGGACCTCGGACTTGAAGACCTTGGCGAAGGTGCCGTTGACGAGACCCTCAAGCCGCTGTTCGAACTTCTTCAGGACTCCCATGGGGCACCTCCCTTCCTGGGCTTCGGTCGGGCCCCTCGGCGGGGCCTGCTGGCGGTACTTCCGTACTGATCGTATCCACGCCCGGGCCATCCGTACGGTTCCCCGCGCGGGCGCGGCCCAGGGGTGAGGCTTGGCACAGGGCACCTCCGGTTCGGGTCGGAGCGGCCCGTGGACCCGTTCGGGCTGCTCCGGTTGCGGGGCCGCCCGGAAGGGATTTCGTGGCCGGGCCGCAGGTCTGCTACTGTTTCTCATGTCGGAAGGGGCGCCCGCAAGGGAGCCGGACGGAAGACCAGCGAAGAGCCCGAGTGGTTCGGAGAGGGTCGGAAGTCAGGTAAGGTTCACGAAGACAGACACCCATGCGCGGGTGGCGGAATAGGCAGACGCGCTGGATTCAGGTTCCAGTGCCCGAAAGGGCGTGGGGGTTCAACTCCCCCCTCGCGCACAGCGAAGCCCCGCAGATCTACGGATCTGCGGGGCTTTTTTGTTGTTCCGGAGTCGGTGAGCGCTCACAGGTCCCGCCCAGGTGCCGTTCAGGGAGGACGGCCTCGGATGTGCGAGGGAGGGGCGTCCAAGGGCACCCCCGCCCGCGCGGCTCGACTTGATGAAGCCGGCGAGCGAGAACGATCAAGCGTCGGTGTCGCCACCCCCGCCGAATGGCGGGCCATAGAGCTCTCCTTGGCATGCGAACTACATTCAAGCGTTACTGATCGGCGAGTTGAATGTCCGTTTTGCCCGTTGTTCGCAAGGTGTAATTGTTTTGTCAATGTTTTGTATGCGCATGACTTTCCGGGGCTCGCCTGCCCGCCTCTGTCCGAGGTGAGTGCTCCGGCGGGCTGCTACCACCTGGCCCTACCGAATCGAGAAGACGAATGAAGCTGTCCTGGTCCGCCCGCGCCGCCGTTGCAGGTGGTGCCGCACTCCTGTCCCTCGGCACAGTCGCCGCCACGGGCGCCCACGCCAGCACGGGGGAGGACAACCAGATGAACCCCACTGCCTGCGTCAGCAACGTGAACAGCAGCTTCCAGTTCACCCTTTGGTACAACTCCTCCTACTCCGGCAGCTGGCGCAACATCGGCTGGAGTGTCCTCGACTTCGATGACGAGCGTGTCGGTGGCGACGCGCAGGCCGGCACCCAGCCGCTGAAGTTCTGCAGCAACGGAGCGGCGGGCGGGGGACAGGGTCTGAAGAACAACGCCGCGTCGGCCCAGAACCGCCATTCGAAGTCCACGGCGAACGTCTACTACAACAAGAACTTCAGGGGCAAAGTGGACTCGCTGGCGAATCGCTCCAGCTGGTTCCAGTTGAAGGAGACCTACAACAACAACGCTTCGTTCCAGTGGATCTGACGAACCTCCACCGCCCGGGCAGGGGCGGACCGTCCCGCCGCCGCCCGGGTTGTACCCCACCCCGGCTTTCTTCCGTCCGCTGAGGACGGCGCACCACCCTTCAATCTTGGAGCACCACCATGGCGACCTCCGTCCGACGGATGTCCGCAGCACTCGCACTCATCGCCGCCCTCAGCACGGTCGGCGCCTGCTCGCAGGCTTCCTCGCCCGCCCGTCCCGCCGCTGCCCCCACCAAGGCAGCGGCAGCGGGGGTCGCCTTCGACCAGGCCGACCCGAAGACCTGGACCCTCCCGATGGAGGCCTACCTGCCCACCGACGCCGAGAACCGGCAACTGGGCCGCGCCTCGGCCGCGTTGATGGAGAGTTGCATGCACAAGGCCGGGTTCACGGCTTGGCAGCCCGCGCCCGATCTGCCCAAGCTCGGACCCAAGACGCTCACCGACTGGCGCTACGGCATCCACGAGAAGGCACTGTCCAGCAAGCGCGGCTACCACACCGACGCCGCTGAGCAGGAGGCGTACGACGTCGCCATGCAGGCAGGCGCACTCGACGGCACGACCCCCGAGAACGCGCAGACACGCTCCAGCTGCGCCGACAAGACCGTCGGCGCGCTCGGTCGCACCGGGAAGACCTACGGCGAGCTGGCCCAGCAGCTCGGCAACGACGCCTATCTCCGAGCCAAGCAGG from Kitasatospora sp. MMS16-BH015 encodes:
- a CDS encoding DUF3662 and FHA domain-containing protein; this translates as MGVLKKFEQRLEGLVNGTFAKVFKSEVQPVEIAGALQRECDNNATIWNRDRTVVPNDFIVELSAHDHERLSPYSGQLGTELAGMVREYAEAQRYSFMGPLQVTLERAEDLDTGLYRVRSRTLAAEEPPAPPQPPAQPPHQPTGYGRQPTPPAPGAPWQQPGAGGYAAPPPPAAPPGMPPSTPAMPPAAPGGGNVRPFPGAGHGGAATRRWIEVNGTRHQITGNACVLGRSTEADVRIDDPGVSRKHAEIRPGTPAMVLDLGSTNGIVVDGQHTQRATLRDGSRIVLGSTTIVYRQVEG
- a CDS encoding PP2C family serine/threonine-protein phosphatase, with amino-acid sequence MSLVLRFAAGSHKGLIREGNEDSGYAGPRLLAVADGMGGAAAGEVASSEVLGSILRLDQDTSGADLLTLLNTAVQDANERLRQMVEEDPQLEGMGCTLTALLWTGRQMGLVHIGDSRAYLLRDGRLDQITQDHTWVQRLVDEGRITPEEAETHPQRSLLMRALDGRGQVEPDLSIREVRAGDRYLICSDGLSGPVSHQTLEETLGSFYSPEQTIQELIQLALRGGGPDNITCIVADVIEVGHTDTLSGQLTDLPVVVGAVADTPPGHHDQLMPNHPAARAAGLGRTPQAPPAPQGAFGPAEGYGAPQGYPAEGHPAGEYGAEGYGTGYEDSYGEPYGQQQAEPYRAAAEPEPYDEDYLDEPRRRRGLKVSIAVVAVLAVLGGAGYFGWRWTQDQYYVGADGNVVAVYRGVNQNLAGLSLSSVYQSFGEVELKYLPTYQRTQVSNTIQAKSLDDARDQVKRLSDQAAVCKKIDGASPATPSTTPSPSPSPTVPAQGTSPTPSPTPPLSAAEQLLASNCPAK
- a CDS encoding peptidase inhibitor family I36 protein, which produces MKLSWSARAAVAGGAALLSLGTVAATGAHASTGEDNQMNPTACVSNVNSSFQFTLWYNSSYSGSWRNIGWSVLDFDDERVGGDAQAGTQPLKFCSNGAAGGGQGLKNNAASAQNRHSKSTANVYYNKNFRGKVDSLANRSSWFQLKETYNNNASFQWI
- a CDS encoding FtsW/RodA/SpoVE family cell cycle protein — translated: MRRRPAGSDAAPAAPNRRNTELALLAFAVVVPMLAYANVGLAMDKKLPAGMLEYGLGMGALALVAHLVMRRFAPYADPLLLPLATLLNGLGLVMIWRLDKAGQLLRNNFPAAANQLMWSGLGVALFIGVIVFLKDHRILQRFTYISMAVALVLLAAPAFFPARKEDYGAKIWIHLGSMSFQPGEFAKIILTVFFAGYLMVKRDALALASRRFMGLYLPRGRDLGPIIVVWLLSILILVFETDLGSSFLFFGLFVVMLYVATERTSWIVFGLLLSVGGAVVVASSEAHVKTRIDAWLDPMAAFSPKPPPGSTEQIGQTLMAFGSGGVTGSGLGQGRSWLIQFAAKSDFILGSFGEELGLTGMMALFLLYGLVVQRGLRTGLAARDPFGKLLAVGLSSAFALQVFVVAGGVTGLIPLTGMTMPFLAQGGSSVVANWALVAILLKISDSARRPAADPVPTTTSGGTPS
- a CDS encoding FHA domain-containing protein translates to MSELTLTVMRLGFLAVLWLFVIVAVQVIRSDLFGSKVSARGARRASATTAPAPAAGGRPAPPQQQTAATQAQPRQRRGAPTQLVVVQGSLAGTTVALQGQTITLGRAHDSTIVLDDDYASSRHARIYPDQTGQWTVEDLGSTNGTYLDRQRLTAPTPLQPGMPIRIGRTVIELRK